AGCTTGCAAGGCCGACGTTAACAGAAGATCGATATCGGGCAATGTTCAACACCAATATCAATGATGCTAAACATACAGATCCCGTAGTCAATAAAATTGATTTCTTTACCGAATATGGCAAAAGGTTCCAAGATCTTGGGATTGATTCGGCTGTTAAAGAGACAGTTATTACATTAAGCGAGCAATTTCCGCTCTTCATTGTATCTAGTACTATTAACTCCATCATTTCTGACTATTTAACAAGTCATGAAGTTAGAAATTGCTTTGAAGATATCCTGGGATACGATGTAGAAAAGAGTAAAGTTAAAAAGTTTAACATGCTCTTTGATAGCAATGGATATTTACCAGAAAATGCCGTATTTTTGACCGATACAGCTGGAGATATTGCGGAAGCACGAGAGTCTGAAATCAATTTCATTGTAGGTATTTTGGGCGGGTATCAAAACAAGCAAACATTGCAGGCTGGTAAACCAGACACAATAGTTGCTAATATGAGTGATTTTTTCAATCTTATCCAGAATAAGTTTGCCTAGTATAAATATTCTCACATTATATAACACTGGCTATGCGGTTCCGTTTCGCTTTACTCATGTTTGCATTTTTAAATAAAATTATTAAAGTGTGAAAAATGCAAACATCGCATATGCTAAAACGTTATACGCAATTAAATTTAATTTTCTGAAATGGAATTTTAGAATAGAAAAAAGATAAATTTTTAAACTTAACTAATATAAACATGATTATGAAAAAAATAATCACCACAAATAGCATAATTATTTTAAGCGCATTTCCTATCACAATTATAATTTCAAAATTGTTTGGAATGAAAAGAACTGTTTTTGAACTTTTAAGAATTGTCCTAGTTAAGTCACAGGTAATGCTCTCAGCCAGTTTAT
This genomic interval from Bacteroidota bacterium contains the following:
- a CDS encoding HAD hydrolase-like protein encodes the protein MSKNEKIIIFDFDGVIADSFHVAFEVNQLARPTLTEDRYRAMFNTNINDAKHTDPVVNKIDFFTEYGKRFQDLGIDSAVKETVITLSEQFPLFIVSSTINSIISDYLTSHEVRNCFEDILGYDVEKSKVKKFNMLFDSNGYLPENAVFLTDTAGDIAEARESEINFIVGILGGYQNKQTLQAGKPDTIVANMSDFFNLIQNKFA